A part of Capsicum annuum cultivar UCD-10X-F1 chromosome 6, UCD10Xv1.1, whole genome shotgun sequence genomic DNA contains:
- the LOC107875442 gene encoding mitoferrin, whose product MATDASPKFQQRELLQVPQPPDYHPAVAVTPAHDGLHFWQFMVAGSIAGTVEHMAMFPVDTIKTQMQALGTCPLRSASIRTALGGILKSEGLPGLYRGIGAMGLGAGPAHAVYFSVYESCKKRFSGGNPNNSAAHAISGVFATVASDAVFTPMDTVKQRLQLSESPYKGVFDCVKRVLKEEGFKAFYASYKTTVLMNAPYTAVHFATYEAAKLGLMGFSPESASDERLIVHATAGAAAGASAAIVTTPLDVIKTQLQCQGICGCDRFKSGSIGDVFWIIVKKDGYRGLMRGWMPRMLFHAPAAAICWSTYEAAKAFFQEHNPVSNSVT is encoded by the exons ATGGCTACCGATGCTTCCCCAAAATTCCAACAACGGGAACTTTTACAGGTGCCACAACCACCGGATTACCATCCGGCGGTCGCCGTTACGCCAGCACACGACGGCCTTCATTTTTGGCAATTTATGGTGGCCGGGTCAATTGCGGGGACGGTGGAGCATATGGCTATGTTCCCAGTAGATACAATAAAGACCCAAATGCAAGCCCTAGGTACTTGTCCATTAAGATCCGCTAGTATACGTACGGCACTTGGTGGAATTTTGAAATCTGAAGGGCTACCTGGACTTTATAGAGGGATTGGAGCTATGGGACTTGGTGCTGGACCGGCACACGCTGTTTATTTTTCGGTTTACGAGAGTTGTAAGAAGAGATTTTCGGGTGGGAATCCGAATAATTCAGCTGCACATGCGATTTCGGGTGTATTTGCAACGGTTGCAAGTGATGCAGTGTTTACGCCGATGGATACGGTGAAGCAGAGGTTGCAGTTGAGTGAGAGTCCGTATAAAGGTGTATTTGATTGTGTTAAAAGGGTATTGAAGGAAGAGGGGTTTAAGGCTTTTTACGCTTCGTATAAAACTACAGTTTTGATGAATGCTCCGTATACAGCGGTGCATTTCGCTACGTATGAAGCTGCGAAATTGGGACTGATGGGGTTTTCGCCCGAAAGTGCAAGTGATGAAAGATTAATAGTTCATGCCACTGCTGGGGCTGCAGCTGGGGCGTCAGCGGCAATAGTTACAACGCCACTTGATGTTATCAAGACGCAATTACAATGCCAG GGTATCTGCGGCTGTGATAGATTTAAATCTGGGTCAATTGGGGATGTTTTCTGGATAATTGTGAAGAAGGATGGTTACAGAGGTCTTATGAGGGGGTGGATGCCAAGAATGCTTTTCCATGCTCCTGCTGCTGCAATTTGCTGGTCTACGTATGAAGCTGCCAAGGCCTTCTTCCAAGAGCACAACCCAGTTAGCAACAGTGTGACCTGA
- the LOC124899391 gene encoding uncharacterized protein LOC124899391: MSHAHFPILVDTSQHASGPTPGQQYPNTFNIHFLTPQSKTTTYSTPPVVYVFAAPPPHEALTFEVHPQVVPPYSIRETALNIIGDQRYTFEPTYKLTGLYGNTQPPEFPSITEKPVMTEEQEEMTRKLSSLELTMKNLQGLGGYKSVSYKDLCIFSGINLPPGFKMSKFGKYDGQGDPVAHLRRYCNQLRCTGEKEELLMAYFGEIFSGLALKWFVDQDIDKWISWDDPANEFVQQF, from the coding sequence ATGTCACATgcacattttcctattttggttgACACgtcacaacatgcatcaggaccaACTCCGGGGCAACAGTATCCAAacactttcaatattcattttctcactccccaatccaagactaccacatactcgaCTCCACCTGTTGTTTATGTTTTTGCGGCGCCACCCCCACATGAAGCTCTTACTTTTGAagttcatccacaagttgtgcctccttACTCTATAAGAGAGACTGCATTGAATATTATTGGTGATCAGCGTTACACTTTTGAGCCTACATATAAGTTGACTGGTCTTTACGGTAACACTCAGCCGCCTGAATTTCCTTCTATCACTGAGAAACCTGtaatgacagaagaacaagaggaaatgaccagaaaattaagtagtttggaactgactatgaagaacttgcaaggacttgggggttataaaagtgtctcatataaagactTATGCATTTTTTCAGGTATCAACCTTCCTCCTGGCTTTAAAATGTCAAAGTTTGGGAAATATGATGGACAGGGGGACCCAGTGGCACATTTAAGgcgctattgtaaccaattaagatgCACTGGAGAGAAGGAAGAACTACTTATGGCTTATTTCGGGGAGATTTTTTCAGGCTTAGCTTTgaaatggtttgttgaccaagacattgacaagtggattagttgggatgacccagctaatgaatttgtgcaacaattttaa
- the LOC107875443 gene encoding shewanella-like protein phosphatase 1 → MASLSLTCSLPLQPPSSRKLVESTPSHCSCLKPIVVNGDPPTFVSAPGRRIVAVGDLHGDLDKAKCALETAGVLSSDGQGLWIGGETVLVQLGDILDRGEDELAILSLLKSLNIQAKAHGGAVFQVNGNHETMNVEGDFRYVDDGALDECIDFLDYLEECERNWEEAFVSWCAVSGKWKQDRKVPQNYWAPWNLVKRQKGVIARSILMRPGGPLACELARHGVVLKVDDWLFCHGGLLPHHVAYGLEKLNREVSKWMKGPNQADDSPQIPFIATKGYDSIVWNRLFSRDNPELEDYQLEQIESLLEETLQSVGAKAMVVGHTPQRMGVNCKYNCNIWRIDVGMSKGVLDSSPEVLEIRDNKARAIRSTRGWSSEFQVADYT, encoded by the exons ATGGCTAGTCTTTCATTAACATGTTCTTTACCTCTTCAACCACCTTCATCCCGCAAATTAGTTGAATCAACTCCATCCCACTGTAGCTGCTTGAAGCCCATTGTGGTTAATGGGGACCCACCCACTTTCGTTTCTGCTCCTGGTCGGAGAATTGTCGCAG TTGGAGATCTGCATGGGGATCTTGATAAGGCAAAATGTGCACTTGAGACGGCTGGTGTGCTGAGTTCTGATGGTCAAGGTTTATGGATTGGTGGTGAGACG GTGTTGGTTCAGCTTGGGGATATTCTTGATCGAGGTGAAGATGAACTTGCAATTTTATCTTTGTTGAAGTCACTAAATATCCAGGCAAAAGCCCATGGTGGCGCAGTTTTCCAG GTGAATGGAAATCATGAAACTATGAACGTAGAGGGGGACTTCAGATACGTTGATGATGGGGCACTTGACGAATGTATAGACTTTCTGGATTACTTGGAAGAATGTGAACGCAACTGGGAAGAAGCTTTTGTCAGTTGGTGTGCTGTGTCTGGCAAATGGAAACAGGACCGGAAGGTGCCTCAAAATTATTGGGCGCCGTGGAATTTAGTGAAG CGGCAAAAGGGTGTAATCGCAAGATCAATCCTCATGAGACCCGGGGGTCCATTGGCATGTGAGTTGGCGCGGCATGGTGTTGTTCTTAAGGTTGACGATTGGCTTTTCTGTCATGGCGGCCTTCTTCCTCATCATG TTGCCTATGGCTTAGAGAAGCTGAATAGAGAGGTTTCTAAATGGATGAAAGGCCCGAATCAAGCAGACGATTCCCCCCAGATCCCTTTCATAGCCACTAAGGGCTATGACAGTATTGTGTGGAACCGTTTGTTCTCCAGAGATAACCCGGAGCTTGAGGACTACCAGCTCGAGCAG ATAGAATCTCTTCTCGAGGAGACACTACAAAGTGTGGGCGCCAAAGCGATGGTCGTAGGACATACTCCTCAACGTATGGGAGTAAATTG TAAATACAACTGTAACATATGGCGCATTGATGTAGGAATGTCCAAGGGAGTACTTGACTCAAGCCCTGAG GTGCTAGAAATAAGAGATAATAAAGCTAGGGCGATAAGGAGCACGAGGGGTTGGTCCAGTGAATTTCAGGTTGCTGATTACACGTAG
- the LOC107875441 gene encoding UDP-glycosyltransferase 87A1 — MAQKSSKFNCHIVAMPYPGRGHVNPMMNFCKIVVAKYPNIFISFIVTEEWHSFISWDKLPENINYATIPNVIPSEVGRAKDFPGFFKATLTKLEGPVEKLVDELLMKPSVIVYDTYLSWVIGLGNRKNIPVASFFTMSAAVFSISYHMDLLAQNGHYNANLTGKVQEQVDYIPGIPLIRVLDLPTPFHGMGQELLDVVKDVFSTASKAQYLLFTSVYELESTVINALRQIFSIPVHPIGPAIPYFTSENNPSSTTSIDEPEYMKWLNSQPNGSVLYISQGSFLSVSRDELDEIVAGVHDSGVRFFWVARDETVRFQKNGCSAGLVVPWCDQFKVLSHRSIGGFWSHCGWNSTKEAAFSGLPMLTFPIFWDQQTNSKQIVEDWKIGYRVKEHDQCSVRREEISNLLKWFMDSGNEQVMETRRRAKEIQKICQCSTASGGSSEINIDAFIKDVSCHK, encoded by the exons atggcacaaaaatcttcaaaattcaatTGCCATATCGTAGCAATGCCTTATCCAGGAAGAGGCCATGTAAATCCCATGATGAATTTCTGCAAAATCGTAGTAGCAAAATATCCCAACATATTCATCAGTTTCATTGTCACTGAAGAGTGGCACAGCTTCATCAGTTGGGACAAATTACCAGAAAACATCAACTATGCAACAATCCCTAACGTTATTCCATCCGAAGTTGGTCGGGCTAAAGATTTTCCTGGATTTTTCAAAGCTACTTTAACTAAGCTGGAAGGTCCAGTTGAGAAATTGGTTGATGAGCTTTTGATGAAACCAAGTGTTATAGTATATGATACGTATTTAAGTTGGGTTATTGGATTGGGTAATAGGAAGAATATTCCTGTGGCTTCTTTTTTTACTATGTCGGCAGCTGTGTTTTCCATTTCTTATCACATGGATCTTCTTGCTCAGAATGGGCATTATAATGCCAATTTAACAG GAAAAGTGCAAGAGCAGGTTGACTATATTCCTGGAATTCCTTTGATTCGCGTTTTAGATCTTCCTACTCCATTTCATGGAATGGGGCAAGAATTATTGGATGTTGTTAAGGACGTCTTCTCTACAGCTTCTAAAGCACAATATCTTTTGTTCACTTCAGTCTACGAGCTCGAATCCACTGTTATCAATGCTCTAAGGCAAATATTCTCGATCCCTGTCCATCCGATTGGTCCAGCAATACCTTACTTTACTAGTGAAAATAATCCCTCTTCGACTACTTCTATAGATGAGCCAGAGTACATGAAGTGGTTAAATTCTCAACCAAATGGCTCGGTTTTGTACATATCACAAGGGAGCTTCCTTTCTGTCTCGCGTGATGAACTGGATGAGATTGTGGCTGGTGTGCATGATAGTGGTGTTCGATTCTTTTGGGTGGCCCGTGATGAAACTGTTCGGTTTCAGAAAAATGGATGTAGTGCGGGGCTTGTTGTGCCCTGGTGCGACCAATTTAAGGTGTTGTCACATCGTTCGATTGGTGGATTTTGGTCGCATTGTGGATGGAATTCGACTAAAGAAGCAGCATTCTCAGGCCTTCCAATGCTGACTTTTCCTATTTTCTGGGATCAACAAACTAACAGCAAGCAAATTGTCGAAGATTGGAAGATTGGTTACAGGGTGAAAGAACATGACCAATGTTCGGTAAGGAGGGAAGAGATCTCTAACCTATTGAAATGGTTTATGGATTCTGGAAATGAGCAAGTGATGGAAACGAGGCGAAGGGCGAAAGAAATACAGAAGATATGTCAGTGTTCCACTGCAAGTGGTGGATCTTCTGAAATTAACATTGATGCTTTCATTAAGGATGTTTCGTGCCATAAATAG